A stretch of DNA from Virgibacillus proomii:
ATATTCAGCAGTGGAAAACAAGACACCTGGCTCACGAAAAGCATTGAACATATAACGAATCGGTAGAACAGCAATTAATAACCAAACCCCTTTTTGCGCATGTTCTTCTACAATTAAAAAGTAATCATTAAATTCTGCCATGATATCACCAAAGATAAACATGGCGGCAAACAAGTAAGCAAATAGTAATCCTGCATAAATAGCGGTTGTTTTATCCAGTAGCAGTTCTAAAGCCATTTTATTCAATTTTCGTTTCTTTTTAAACCGGTTTCTGCGAATGAATAAGAAACTCTTCAAAAGCGATGGACGCCGAATCATTTCTTAATTCTCCTATCTATCGTTGCAAATTGATTAATCGGTCCTTGACTATGGATTTTCCCTTCTTTTAGCATAATAAAGGCATCAGCTATTCCCTTCATTCGATCCAGCTGATGGCTAGTCACAAGAACGGTTGTTCCGCTTGCTATTTTCTCTTTTATCAACTGTTCGAAATAATCTACGGCATAAATATCTAACCCCATAAATGGTTCATCGATCAATAATAACGGTGTATCCGGCAAGAGCGCACAAATCGTTTGCACCTTTTGCCTCATTCCTTTGGACAACGATTCAGGATATTCGTCAAGCTTATCTACAAGCTCAAAGCCTTTTACCATTCGATCAATTCGTTCGTTCAATTCATTTTTTGCTATTTCATAGCTCATTCCATAGAGCTGAAAATGCTGCATAACTGTTAATTCTGTTAATAACATCGGTTCTTCAGGCAGGTACGAGAGTAATAGCTTAAACGTTATAAAATCGTCATCTTGATGGAAAGACTCGTTAATGATTATTTTCCCTTGAGCCTTTTTTATCATTCCCATTATTGTCTTTAGTAACGTTGATTTTCCAGCACCGTTATGCCCCACAAGTGCCGTAATGGTTCCTTGGGGCAATGAAAACGAGGCATGATCAATAAGTTTTTTTTGATCAATTTCTGTCGTTACTTCAATCACTTCTAACGCTTTCAATCTAATTCCCCTCTCTACAAAAAATACTAGATATGTATATATAATAGTACGTAAAATTACATAAAAAAGATTCATCTAACAACACTATCCCGACTAAAAATAGCGTCGTTTTGTCTTTAAAAATGCTTTTGATAAAAAGACGAAGGTCAGCTAAGATCAAACAACCTGAGAAAATCATATGTATCGCTGTCGACATTTTGTTATCCTTGAAAAAACCGAAATATGTCTCTGTCGCATCTTTTTTGTTGTGTCGACCCAAACGAATCGAGCATTTAGATGCCGTTGTCGTTATCCCAGCACTTTAGACTCCTTTGTATTCTCTAGCAGGGGTCTTACGGTACCTTAAATGCGAAATAAAACAAAATTTTAATGATAAGATTTTCTCTGCCATAAACTGATTGTTAAGCTTGGCTGGGCTGGCTTTCTTGTTGTTATTTTCTGCTCAAATAGTAATCTTAACACTGCATAGCTGATATTTCTTTCACTGAAAGCGATTATTGTTTCCTATTTTGAAACATATCATACTTCCTGTCTTTTTAGGGGGTAATACCTTATATTTATTACCTTAAAATTTTATTTAAAAAAACTTAACCGTTAGATCATTGATTTTTAGCGGTTTTATATTAAAGCAACATAAAATTTATAAAGTTGTTATAGAATTTTTAACTAAAATAGTATTTAATAAGAGAGAAATGCTTTTTAAATAATATCTTTTCTAGGAGGGTCTACATGAAAAAGTGGTACAGCCTATTTATTATACTTTTTTTAGCTTTCTTACTGGCTTCCTGTGGAAGTTCTAATGATTCCAAGGGAGAAGACAAAGCAAGTGATGTCGATGAGCAAGCAGGAAAACCGGATCAATTAGTTATGGGGTTTGTTCCTTCACAAGATTCTGACACAATCGCTGATACAGTAGAACCATTAGCAAAACGCTTAAGTAAAGAGTTAGATATAGAGGTAAAAGGAGAAGTAATGACCAATTACAATGCCCTAGTTGAAGCAATGGGTGCTAATCAGGTGCATATCGGTTTTATCCCGGCATTTGGTTATGTCCTTGCCAACGTACAGTATGACGTAGAAGTAATTCTTAAATCCATCAGACATGGTTCTGGTACATACAAAGCACAATACGTTGTTCGTTCTGACTCTGATATTGAATCCTTAAAAGATTTAGAAGGGAAGGTATGGGCATACGCGGATAAAGGATCTACATCCGGTTACTTATTCCCAGCCTATCAAATGATGGAAGAATTCGGCTATGATTCTGGCACAGAATTAGAGAGTGACTTTTTCGCAAGTACTACTGCCACCGGTGCGCATGATAATGCAGCCATTTCTGTTTATGAAGGGGACGCTGATGTAGCTACAACTTTTGTTGATGCCCGTACAGAGCTGGAAGAAGAGTATCCTGATGTCATGAAAAAATTAAAAGTTATTGGCTACACAGACGAAATTCCTAACGATACCATATCTGTAACCAAAGATCTGGATGATGAATTAGTGAAAAAAATTAAAGAAACATTCCTTTCTTTTAATGACGATGAAGAAATGATTAAAATTATGAACAACGTGTATAATTGGGATGGCATCGATGAAGCAACGGACGAAGAATATCAAATCGTTAAAGATACGTACCAAAAATTCAAAGACGATATAGAGTTGTAAACAACAAACTTATTTAAAGCAAAACATGATATATTTTAAAATCATTGTAAAAAGGGAGAGCTCAATCTGTCCCTTTTTTCCCAATTTTTAAACAATTTATTTCTATAATGGGGGGCTATACATATATGATTCAATTTAAAGATGTTGGGCTCGTCTATCCAAATGGGACAGAAGGGTTAAAAAATATTAATTTAACTATCAATGACGGTGAATTTGTCGTTATTGTCGGACTATCAGGTGCTGGAAAATCCACCTTAATTCGCAGTATTAATCGTCTTGTCACTCCGACAAGCGGGACATTATCCGTTGACAATGAAAATATTCTTCATTACCGAGGTAGAGAACTGCGAAAGTTGCGGACAAAAGTTGGTATGATTTTCCAAAACTATAACCTTGTTAACAGAACCAATGTGCTAAAAAATGTGTTGGCAGGCCGTTTAGGTCATACAGGTACATTACGGTCTATTTTAAATTTGTATAAAAAAGCAGATATCGCGTTGGCATATGAAAGCCTGAAGCGTGTAAATATAGGAGAAAAAATATACAATCGAGCTGATGAGCTAAGTGGCGGACAGCAGCAACGTGTCAGTATTGCTCGTGTACTTACCCAACAGCCAAAATATATTTTAGCGGATGAACCCGTTGCTTCACTGGATCCACCGACATCTCACCAAGTAATGACCTATTTAAAAAAAATAAATAAAGAAGACAACATCACAACGATTGTCAATCTCCATTTTATTGATATGGCGATGGAATATGCAGATCGGATCATTGGCATGCGAGCAGGTGAAATAGTATTTGACGGACCGGTGTCTAAAGTAACAGAAAAAACGTTCGAAGAGATCTACGGTCGAGCAATACGTGAAGATGACTTGCGTGGGGGGGCGAAAGAATCGTGATAAAACAAACACATCATTCGCCGGCGGGAAAAGCACCATCTATATATCCAGTCAAAACAAAATTGCAAATTACCATTGTATTCTTTTTCGTACTCGGCTTTTATTTATTTAGTATGTTCTGGACACAACAAGAGATGGTTGGTGGCTTTGGTAATGCAGTAAGTAATATGTATGTCGTTATTGAAAAGTTTTTTCCACCTAATTTTGAAGTAATACCTAAAGTCTGGAAAGAGATGGCTCAAACTGTTCAAATGGCAATTATTGCAACTACATTAGCCGCGATTTTAACAGTGCCATTAGCTATTTTATCAGCACAAAATATTACAACCTTTAAGCCATTGTATGTCATTACTCGCACCTTTTTAAATATTTTACGTACCATTCCTGATTTAGTATTAGCAGTTGTATTTGTAGGTTTATTTGGTGTTGGGATTCTGCCAGGCATTTTAGCGTTGTTTATTTTTTCATTAGGCATTTTAGCAAAACTGATTAGTGAAACAATTGAAGCAGTTGATATGGATCCACTTGAAGCTATGCGCGCTTCAGGAGGAAATATTTTTCAGGTCATTTTTTATGGGCTTATCCCGCAAGTATTACCACAGTTTACATCATTTGTACTGTATGTATTTGAAATTAACGTGCGAGCTTCTGTTGTATTAGGACTCGTTGGTGCTGGTGGAATTGGTTTAATACTTGATCAACAGCTTGGTTTTTATAATTATCCAAATGCGATGGCAATCATTATTTTAATTTTTATTGTCGTCATTGTGATTGAATATATAAGTACTAAATTAAGGGAGGCATTGATTTAATGAGCTCTTATTCATTACCTCCAAAGCAACCAAAGTCTGTGTTTAAGAAAATAAAGTATATCCTCATCGCTTTAGCTTTAATTTCCATTTATATTTGGACGTTCTTAGGGATTGAAATTGACTGGGGGAGATCATTTGAACGGATGCTAAGTAATTTTGACCGTGTTATACCTAGACTATTTAGTCCGGATTGGTCAGCTACAGAAGAAGTTGCTTTAAAGATTTGGGAGACGGTGCTTATTGCCTTTGCTGGATCACTAATGGCAGCAATATTAGCTATTCCATTAGGCTTTCTAGCTGCAAAAAATATGACAGGCAGTAAAATCCTTGCTACCATTGGTAAATGGATTTTATCAGCAGTACGTGCATTCCCAGATATTATTCTTGCTATTTTATTTGTTGTGGCTGTTGGTCCCAATGCTTTTGCAGGTGTTCTGGCGATTGCAATTGGTTCAACTGGAATGCTGGGAAAGCTTTATTCGGAAGCCATTGAATCGATTGATATGAAAGTTATTGAAGCAATCGAAGCAAATGGCGCAAACAAAATTCAAATTCTTTTTTATGGCGTTATCCCACAAATTATCCCTGAGTTTTTATCCTATGCGATCTACCGCTTTGAAGTAGATATTAGGGCTTCATCCATTTTAGGTATTGTTGGTGCTGGCGGGATCGGTACAATGATTATTTTCGCTTCCAGTAACCGTAACTGGAACGAAATGGGATTAATTTTATTAGCTATTATCATCGTTGTCACCATTATTGACTTTATCTCTGCACGGATTCGGCGAAAAATCATCTAAAAAAAGGGGCATCCGTGGTTTCATTCCACGGATGACTAACTTTTTGCTTTTTAACCAAGTAAAGTCGAGATTGCATTGTATGGAAAACATTCAAAAAACTGATAAAATGTTGACATCTGACTTCATGATCTTTTTATCCTCTTTCTGAACATGTACTGACTCTATAAACATAAAAATTTTTATGCGAAATCCACTTCTCTCGCTAAAATTCATAACGATAAGAAAGGATGCTTATGTTGAAAAATGATAATACAAAGCTGCTAATTTTATACACAAGTGATGTTCATGGTCATATAATGCCAATAAATTATGGAACAAAACAAGAAGCTGTTGGCGGCTTGGCAAGATTTAGTACTGTAGTAAAAGAGATTCGCAGTAAATCTGATCATGTCCTTGTTCTTGACAATGGAGATCTGATTCAAGGCACACCATTGATGACCCATTATATAAAGCAACACAGTAACAAACCTAATCCTATGATAAAAGCAATGAATAGGATCAACATTGATGCCGGAGTGATCGGGAATCACGAATTTAATTTTGGTCAACAAATTTTACAGGCGGCCATTGATCAGTCAAACTATCCATGGATTTCAGCTAATATTATTGATAAAAATACAAACAAGCCCAAATACGGACCACCTTATATTATTAAAATAATCAATAAAAGTATAAAAGTCGCTATTATTGGTGTGACTACCCATTACATACCCAATTGGGAGTCAAAAGAACATATTACTGGTCTTCATTTTACTGATGCCCTTACTACTGTAAAGGAATTAGTTCCTTTTGTTCGTAAAATGGAGCAACCTGATTTAGTAATCGTTGCTTATCACGGTGGGTTCGAGCGAGATATTGAAACTCACGAAGTAACAGAACCATTAACAGGTGAAAATCAAGGATACGAAATATGTCAGATTGATGGCATTGATATACTCCTCACTGGTCACCAACATCGGCAATTAACCGGTTATATTAATAATGTATTAGTTATCCAACCTGGAAATAATGGGATCGCCTATGGAGAGATTGAAGTAGTATTTGAAAACAGCAGAACGGGTTGGAAAGTAAAGGACAAGCAGGCTTCTGTTCAACTTTTATCGGATATACCACCTGACAAGGAAATATTATTAGAAACGGAAGAGATTGAACAGTCTACCCAAAAATGGCTTGATCAACCGGTTGGTTATATTAAAGGTGATATGACGATTGATGATCCTTTTTTTGCTAGAATAAAAAAACATCCATTTATTGAATTTATCCAAAAGGTACAGATGGAGGCAAGTGATGTGGATATATCAGTTACGTCATTATTAAATAACAACTCCAAAGGCTTTAAGTCTACAGTTACTATGCGAGACGTTGTCGCTAACTATATGTATCCGAATACGCTCGTCGTTTTAGAATTGCAAGGAAAAGACATGAAAGCAGCTCTAGAAAAAAGTGCAGCTTACTTTATGCTGGATGAAGAAGGAAATATTATAGTTAATCCTAGTTATGAGCAACCAAAACCCCAGCATTATAATTATGATATGTGGGAAGGAATTACCTACACCATAAACGTTGCAAAGCCAATTGGCGAACGAATCGAGAAATTGTGTTATCATGATCAACCAATTATAGAACATGACCGCTATCATGTGGTATTAAATAACTATAGAGCAAGTGGTGGAGGAGATTACACCATGTTTCAAAATAAACCGATTGTTAAAGAAATTCAAAAAGATGCGGTTGAGTTGATACGAGCATATTTTGAAAAATATACAACCGTAGAAGCTACTGTAACGGAAAACTTTTCCGTCGTGGCTAAGTAAGCGACTGAACAAAAGCTTAAAGAGCTAAGTTTACTAAAAGCCGAGCGTTAAAGCTAGAAATGCTTGGTCAGTGACGTACAAACTGGAAGCTTCCCCAGAAATAATGTGAAACTTCATTCAAAAGATACTTTTCTACTTGAATGAGCAGATCACAATCTCCGTTCGTAGGTGTCTTTGAAAAACAGGAATGTCTTGCTGCCAAAATGCCAACGAATTTGAAAAACTTGGCTTATCACCAAGTCTGCGAAAGCTATCTTTTTTCTTATACGATAAAGTGAAACTTCATTCCGTGGAATGCTTTTTACACGGAATGTTAGTTAAATCAATCGGGCATTTAGGGGCCGTTTTTCTCATCATGTTTGCAACATGATTAGCATATTTTTTGAAATGAGAAAAATACGGCTCCTTTTTAAATGCAAACTGTTCACTCGACAAAACTATGCCATCCCGAACTTCTTGGTTTTTTATACCCTTCTACACTAAATTAATCATCATATGCTTCCGTTTCAATATCTTGCTCTAAGATATCTCCTGTTTCTGCATTAATTTCAAAGTCTGCTTCTTTCTTGCCATTCCTTAACTCTACTTCATAAATTAACTGATTATCGTCTTTATCTAATTCAACACTTATAACATCACCGTCAAATTGCTTATTAGCAATTTTCTTAGCTTCTTCTACAGAAATAGAGTTCTTTTTATCCATATTTTCCAAAGCAGCGTCATCATCGTGATCCTCTTTGGTTCTATCCTGTTTTATTTCTTTTTTACTTTCATGCAAAACTTCGCCTGTATCTCCATCTAATTCTAAATCATATTCGGTATTGCTATTTTGCACTTCGACTTCATATACCGCTTTGTTTTGATCTTTATCTAACTCAAACTCTGTAATGGTTCCGTCATATTGTTCCTGAACCATACTTCTTATTTTCTCACTATCAAGTTTTGGATTTACTTCATCAGCATTTGTATAGTAAACACCTGACCCTAATATAACCGCTCCTGCTACAGCTCCAATAATAATACCTAGCTTTTTTTTCATTTTTCTTCACTCCTTGTTTGTTGTTATTTATATCATAACCATAGGGAATAAGAACACTGTGTGAATAAGATTAGAATTCAATGAGAAATAGAAGGATTTTCGGTAAGTATATTTAGAAATGTTGCTATACAGCTAGCATTAGTGTCGCTAACTTACTAATTGATGCGAAATTAATTCCACCTGTAAAAACGGAGATAATTTCCTAAAAAAGGACAAATGAAAAACTTCTGGTCATTTTTCACCAGAAGCTAATCATCATCTTCTCTTTCAATTTTTGTAAATAAAATTTCGCCAGTAAAAGCATCAATCGTTATCTCTGCTTCATCTTCCCCATTAACAACTTTTACTTCATACACAAAACTACCTTCTTCCTCCTCTAGTTCAAAATCTTCAATCGTTCCTGCAAATTTTTCAAGGGCAACTTCCTTGGCTTGCTCCTCATGAACAACTACTTTACGTTCTTCGGAATTGCTTTTGTCTTTATCTTTAATCATATTATCTTTTTCAGTAGAATCTTGTACATCTTTCGGTTGATTATCTTGTTTTTCTTGTTTATCCTTCTTTTTATCTGGAGTACTCCGTTCTCTTAAATTCATAACTTCTCCCGTTTTCTCATTTATTTTTATTTCGAAAATCTTTCCCTCATGATCGATAAGGGCATAATAATAGCCGCTTTTTTCATCCTTTTCCACATCACCTTTAATTTTACCAGGATACTGGTTTGAAATAATATTCTTAGCTTCTACTTTTGTTATTTCTGCGCTTGAAGATGTGGAACCAAAATAAAATACACTAAAACCAATTAAAGCTAAACCAATAATACATGCAAGGATAACTCCTGTTTTTTTATTCAATGTTCATCACCCCTTGCTTTTTTCTTATCATGTATGTGCAAAAGAAGAAATTCGAAGTGTTCGATTTTACGGTGTTCTGTTTCAACTTATCCTCTTATAGCATACAATAGCTAGCTGAGAAGTAAATGTTAATGACATTAAAATTTGCTAAGAATTTCGATAGGAAGTGTAACGATAAACGTTGACCCCTCGCCCATCTTACTTTTCACCCTAATCTCACCTTGATGTTCTTTTACAATCGTCCTAGCTATTGCTAAGCCCAGTCCGGTTCCACCAGTATCCCGACTTCTCGCTTTATCCACCCGGTAAAAGCGTTCAAAAATACGATTCTGTTCTTGTTCTGGAATACCCGATCCGTAATCTCTTACGTTGATGATAGCCTGCTTATTTTTTTCTGATAAACGAATCTCTACGCGATCGTTGCTATACTTTAAGGCATTATCAATCAATATATAGATAACTTGTTCCAACTGATCTTTATTTCCAGTAAGAATAATGGAACTTTCCGGCTTATGAAATCGTACCTCTCTTCCGTACGCACCTTGAAAAGTCTTTACCGTTTCCTCTATTAAAGTAACAAGATCAACCTGTTCCATACTAGCAGCATGTTTATTTTTTGCTAATACGAGCATTTGCTCTACTAATTTACTCATGCGATCTGCTTCCGAGTCAATTGCTTCCATTGCTTCCTTAACAAGTTTTGGGTTGTCTATTCCTCTACGCTTTAGAAGCTGTGCATAGCTTTTTACAATTGAGATTGGTGTTTTTAATTCATGGGAAGCATCGGAAACAAAAATCTCCTGTTTTTCAAAGTTATCTTTTAAATAATCAATCATTTCATTAAATGTCATTTCCATTTCATATAATTCATCACGGGAACGGTTTTCTACATTAATTTTTTTCCAATTGCCCTTTTTCATATTTTCTTGCATCGTTTGAATTAACATTTTAATTGGATTTAATAAAAATCGACTCAATATATTTCCGCCAAATATAATTGGAACTAATATAATTCCAGACGAGACAAGTAACACATAAAATAAAGTTGTCATCGTACTATCCAAGGTTGTTAACTGATTCGATACCTGAAGCGTAACTACTTCACCTGCATGTCTACCGGTCCCCCAAATAACTGGTTTATTTATAACTGCAACATTGGGCGCATTCTTTTGTTTGATAATTTGCTGTGTTTCTTTCGTGGAAAAATCTAATGGTACATCATACTTAACTGCCTGCCCACCAGAAATAAATACCGTGCCAGCTTGATTAACTACACGAATCATCCCTTGCTGTGGAGAGAAGGAGCGAAATAACTCTTTCGAAGCGACATCAGGCTGTTTTTTAATCGTCTCAACTAATCTTTCCGTTTGATGTACTAGATCCTCTAAGTAACCATCTGTAGAAATTTTATAAAACAACATGTAGATTGCTGTATTAATAATTAATATTACAATTAGCATAAACAAGCTGGAGTATAATTGGATTTTTGTCTTTAGCTTCATGTTTCCATATCCTTATTTTTTATTGTATAGCCTACTCCTCGAACCGTTTGAATATATGTCTGATCATATCCTTTATCTATTTTCTGTCGCAAATAACGGATGTAAACATCAACAACATTTGTATCTCCATAATAATCAAATCCCCAGACGTCTTCGATAAGCTGTTCTCTAGTTAACACGATATTTTTATTTTTTAATAGACAAACGAGTAAATCAAACTCTCGAGGTGTTAATTCAATCTGTTTTTCGTTGCGTTTTACTTCTCTGCTGCTAACATTCACATACAAATCACCGACTGTAAAAACATCCCCATTTTCTCGTTTACTAATCGGATTACGTAAGTGTACACGGATCCTGGCTAGTAACTCTTCAATTTGAAACGGCTTTGTTATATAATCATTTGCCCCTAAATCAAGACCACTAACTTTATCGTGTACTTGATCACGTGCTGTTAACAATAGAATTGGAGTTGTTTCATCGAATCTTCTAACCCTCCGCAGAACCTCCAATCCGCTTAGTTTTGGTAACATAATATCAAGTAGCACGAGATCCCATTTTTTCTGTTCCATCTCCGCTAACGCGATTTTACCGTCTTCAGCTATTTCTGTCTCGTAATTTTCATATTCCAACTCTAACTGAAGTACTCTGCTTAATTTTTTTTCATCTTCCACAATCAATATTTTGGGTTTCTCCATGTTTACACCTGCTTTTTATATAGTGCTAACTCATTCATTTTCTGTATATTATTACCTAAGTTAGTATGTTTTATCTTTTTTTCACATGTTTCATTCTCTGTACTTATGGACTTGTGAAATAGTAGGCTACCTAAATGTCATAGGATATAGCGTGTTTACTTAAAAATATAATTGCAATAATATATAAATAGCTATTTATACAATTAGATTAGTTATCAAAGCAATAGCTAACGAACTCCCTATGGCTTCTAAAAACAAATTTACCTTACCGTCGATTATTGAAAAATAATAATGACGCAAATCATTACATTAAATAATAGTTCTTGTATTTGTAAAAAAGTATCTCTTTAAATTTAATAAAATGTTTTATAGGTAATAGGTTTCAACCGTATTTCGACTTAACTTAAACATAACAAATAATTGGAAAAAAGTCTGCTATCGTTGGGTCTTAGCGTATATACATGTATTCCGCAGTTCATCCCCTTCTACTGATCT
This window harbors:
- the phnC gene encoding phosphonate ABC transporter ATP-binding protein; amino-acid sequence: MIQFKDVGLVYPNGTEGLKNINLTINDGEFVVIVGLSGAGKSTLIRSINRLVTPTSGTLSVDNENILHYRGRELRKLRTKVGMIFQNYNLVNRTNVLKNVLAGRLGHTGTLRSILNLYKKADIALAYESLKRVNIGEKIYNRADELSGGQQQRVSIARVLTQQPKYILADEPVASLDPPTSHQVMTYLKKINKEDNITTIVNLHFIDMAMEYADRIIGMRAGEIVFDGPVSKVTEKTFEEIYGRAIREDDLRGGAKES
- a CDS encoding ABC transporter ATP-binding protein; translation: MKALEVIEVTTEIDQKKLIDHASFSLPQGTITALVGHNGAGKSTLLKTIMGMIKKAQGKIIINESFHQDDDFITFKLLLSYLPEEPMLLTELTVMQHFQLYGMSYEIAKNELNERIDRMVKGFELVDKLDEYPESLSKGMRQKVQTICALLPDTPLLLIDEPFMGLDIYAVDYFEQLIKEKIASGTTVLVTSHQLDRMKGIADAFIMLKEGKIHSQGPINQFATIDRRIKK
- the phnE gene encoding phosphonate ABC transporter, permease protein PhnE; protein product: MIKQTHHSPAGKAPSIYPVKTKLQITIVFFFVLGFYLFSMFWTQQEMVGGFGNAVSNMYVVIEKFFPPNFEVIPKVWKEMAQTVQMAIIATTLAAILTVPLAILSAQNITTFKPLYVITRTFLNILRTIPDLVLAVVFVGLFGVGILPGILALFIFSLGILAKLISETIEAVDMDPLEAMRASGGNIFQVIFYGLIPQVLPQFTSFVLYVFEINVRASVVLGLVGAGGIGLILDQQLGFYNYPNAMAIIILIFIVVIVIEYISTKLREALI
- a CDS encoding response regulator transcription factor; amino-acid sequence: MEKPKILIVEDEKKLSRVLQLELEYENYETEIAEDGKIALAEMEQKKWDLVLLDIMLPKLSGLEVLRRVRRFDETTPILLLTARDQVHDKVSGLDLGANDYITKPFQIEELLARIRVHLRNPISKRENGDVFTVGDLYVNVSSREVKRNEKQIELTPREFDLLVCLLKNKNIVLTREQLIEDVWGFDYYGDTNVVDVYIRYLRQKIDKGYDQTYIQTVRGVGYTIKNKDMET
- a CDS encoding PepSY domain-containing protein; translation: MNKKTGVILACIIGLALIGFSVFYFGSTSSSAEITKVEAKNIISNQYPGKIKGDVEKDEKSGYYYALIDHEGKIFEIKINEKTGEVMNLRERSTPDKKKDKQEKQDNQPKDVQDSTEKDNMIKDKDKSNSEERKVVVHEEQAKEVALEKFAGTIEDFELEEEEGSFVYEVKVVNGEDEAEITIDAFTGEILFTKIEREDDD
- the phnD gene encoding phosphate/phosphite/phosphonate ABC transporter substrate-binding protein, whose product is MKKWYSLFIILFLAFLLASCGSSNDSKGEDKASDVDEQAGKPDQLVMGFVPSQDSDTIADTVEPLAKRLSKELDIEVKGEVMTNYNALVEAMGANQVHIGFIPAFGYVLANVQYDVEVILKSIRHGSGTYKAQYVVRSDSDIESLKDLEGKVWAYADKGSTSGYLFPAYQMMEEFGYDSGTELESDFFASTTATGAHDNAAISVYEGDADVATTFVDARTELEEEYPDVMKKLKVIGYTDEIPNDTISVTKDLDDELVKKIKETFLSFNDDEEMIKIMNNVYNWDGIDEATDEEYQIVKDTYQKFKDDIEL
- a CDS encoding bifunctional metallophosphatase/5'-nucleotidase — encoded protein: MLKNDNTKLLILYTSDVHGHIMPINYGTKQEAVGGLARFSTVVKEIRSKSDHVLVLDNGDLIQGTPLMTHYIKQHSNKPNPMIKAMNRINIDAGVIGNHEFNFGQQILQAAIDQSNYPWISANIIDKNTNKPKYGPPYIIKIINKSIKVAIIGVTTHYIPNWESKEHITGLHFTDALTTVKELVPFVRKMEQPDLVIVAYHGGFERDIETHEVTEPLTGENQGYEICQIDGIDILLTGHQHRQLTGYINNVLVIQPGNNGIAYGEIEVVFENSRTGWKVKDKQASVQLLSDIPPDKEILLETEEIEQSTQKWLDQPVGYIKGDMTIDDPFFARIKKHPFIEFIQKVQMEASDVDISVTSLLNNNSKGFKSTVTMRDVVANYMYPNTLVVLELQGKDMKAALEKSAAYFMLDEEGNIIVNPSYEQPKPQHYNYDMWEGITYTINVAKPIGERIEKLCYHDQPIIEHDRYHVVLNNYRASGGGDYTMFQNKPIVKEIQKDAVELIRAYFEKYTTVEATVTENFSVVAK
- a CDS encoding HAMP domain-containing sensor histidine kinase yields the protein MKLKTKIQLYSSLFMLIVILIINTAIYMLFYKISTDGYLEDLVHQTERLVETIKKQPDVASKELFRSFSPQQGMIRVVNQAGTVFISGGQAVKYDVPLDFSTKETQQIIKQKNAPNVAVINKPVIWGTGRHAGEVVTLQVSNQLTTLDSTMTTLFYVLLVSSGIILVPIIFGGNILSRFLLNPIKMLIQTMQENMKKGNWKKINVENRSRDELYEMEMTFNEMIDYLKDNFEKQEIFVSDASHELKTPISIVKSYAQLLKRRGIDNPKLVKEAMEAIDSEADRMSKLVEQMLVLAKNKHAASMEQVDLVTLIEETVKTFQGAYGREVRFHKPESSIILTGNKDQLEQVIYILIDNALKYSNDRVEIRLSEKNKQAIINVRDYGSGIPEQEQNRIFERFYRVDKARSRDTGGTGLGLAIARTIVKEHQGEIRVKSKMGEGSTFIVTLPIEILSKF
- the phnE gene encoding phosphonate ABC transporter, permease protein PhnE, with amino-acid sequence MSSYSLPPKQPKSVFKKIKYILIALALISIYIWTFLGIEIDWGRSFERMLSNFDRVIPRLFSPDWSATEEVALKIWETVLIAFAGSLMAAILAIPLGFLAAKNMTGSKILATIGKWILSAVRAFPDIILAILFVVAVGPNAFAGVLAIAIGSTGMLGKLYSEAIESIDMKVIEAIEANGANKIQILFYGVIPQIIPEFLSYAIYRFEVDIRASSILGIVGAGGIGTMIIFASSNRNWNEMGLILLAIIIVVTIIDFISARIRRKII
- a CDS encoding PepSY domain-containing protein, which codes for MKKKLGIIIGAVAGAVILGSGVYYTNADEVNPKLDSEKIRSMVQEQYDGTITEFELDKDQNKAVYEVEVQNSNTEYDLELDGDTGEVLHESKKEIKQDRTKEDHDDDAALENMDKKNSISVEEAKKIANKQFDGDVISVELDKDDNQLIYEVELRNGKKEADFEINAETGDILEQDIETEAYDD